The following coding sequences lie in one Cucurbita pepo subsp. pepo cultivar mu-cu-16 chromosome LG13, ASM280686v2, whole genome shotgun sequence genomic window:
- the LOC111808246 gene encoding probable inactive receptor kinase At3g02880 yields MERRNPLRLWFTSAVFVVLMLFPVGEADLASDTAALVVLQKAMGVLSRTRRWNLSDETPCLWFGVTCRGGRVAELRLPGVGLVGQLPLGFGNLTQLETLSLRSNLLSGSIPSDFANLRSLRNLYLHRNSFSGEIPPVLFSIKSLVRLNLAHNKFVGSIPSGFDNLTNLKVLNLEENQLDGFIPDFNLPNLKALNVSFNRLNGSIPTRFSDQPASAFDGNSLCGKPLSPCDGEEKKLSTGAIIGIVIGSLVAFLIIVLILIFLYRKTNRTNRSAGAQTTTSERLSSEVENAGGGSGAIGSERNLVFCGNGERTFDLEELLKASAEVLGKGSFGSTYKAALDVGMTVAVKRLRDVKVSEKEFKEKIESLGMMNHQNLVSINGYYYGGDEKLLLCDYVSMGSLSVHLHGNKSPGRTPLKWEARAGIALAAARGITYLHSRRPPTSHGNIKSSNILLNRSRTACVSDFGLIQIASPTSTPNHIATYRAPEVTDPRKVSLKADVYSFGVVILELLTGKAPNSPMLNDDGIDLPRWVHSKIEEKKTAEVFDEELLEYKNGLDEMVQLLHLAMLCTAPHPDSRPSMAKVTSRIDEIYHSILLKEQDTSNDKFYDVDSTVSQQFYSADSIMVPPSI; encoded by the exons ATGGAGCGCCGGAATCCGCTCCGGCTTTGGTTTACGTCAGcggtttttgttgttttgatgCTCTTTCCTGTAGGAGAGGCGGATCTTGCGTCGGATACGGCGGCGCTGGTGGTGCTTCAGAAAGCTATGGGCGTTCTGAGTCGGACTCGCCGTTGGAACCTTTCCGATGAGACTCCATGTTTGTGGTTTGGCGTCACTTGCCGCGGCGGGAGGGTTGCTGAACTGCGGCTTCCTGGCGTTGGACTCGTCGGGCAACTTCCTTTAGGGTTTGGAAATTTGACTCAACTTGAAACCCTATCTCTTCGCTCTAACTTGCTTTCAGGTTCTATTCCATCTGATTTCGCAAACCTCCGCTCCCTCCGGAATCTATACTTGCATCGGAACTCGTTTTCCGGTGAGATTCCTCCGGTTCTGTTCAGTATTAAGAGTCTTGTTCGACTGAATTTGGCGCACAACAAGTTCGTCGGTTCGATTCCTTCTGGATTCGATAATCTCACGAACTTGAAGGTTCTGAACTTGGAAGAGAATCAACTCGATGGATTCATTCCTGATTTCAACCTTCCCAATCTCAAGGCTCTCAATGTTTCTTTCAATCGTCTCAACGGCTCAATCCCTACGCGGTTTTCCGATCAACCAGCCAGCGCCTTCGATGGCAACTCGCTCTGCGGGAAGCCACTGAGCCCTTGCGACGGCGAGGAGAAGAAATTATCCACAGGAGCAATCATCGGAATAGTTATCGGAAGTTTGGTTGCATTCTTGATTATAGTTCTGATTTTAATCTTTCTGTACCGAAAGACGAACAGGACTAATCGGTCAGCTGGTGCTCAGACGACTACCTCCGAGAGATTGTCGTCTGAGGTTGAGAATGCCGGCGGCGGAAGCGGAGCAATTGGGAGTGAGAGGAATTTGGTGTTCTGTGGGAATGGAGAAAGAACGTTTGATTTGGAGGAACTGTTGAAAGCTTCAGCAGAGGTGCTGGGGAAGGGTTCTTTTGGATCAACTTACAAGGCAGCTCTGGATGTAGGGATGACTGTGGCGGTTAAGAGGTTGAGAGATGTCAAAGTTTCAGAGAAGGAATTCAAGGAGAAGATTGAAAGCTTGGGGATGATGAACCATCAGAACTTGGTTTCCATTAATGGTTACTATTATGGCGGAGATGAGAAGCTGCTGCTGTGTGATTATGTCTCCATGGGAAGCTTATCTGTGCATTTACATG GCAACAAAAGTCCGGGCAGAACTCCATTGAAATGGGAAGCAAGGGCGGGCATTGCGCTCGCAGCCGCTCGGGGGATAACATATCTACATTCTCGACGACCTCCGACCTCCCATGGCAATATAAAGTCTTCAAACATTCTCCTCAATCGATCCCGGACAGCTTGTGTTTCCGACTTCGGCCTCATTCAAATTGCGAGTCCTACATCCACTCCAAACCATATTGCAACCTACCGTGCCCCTGAGGTCACCGATCCTCGAAAAGTATCCTTAAAAGCAGATGTTTACAGTTTCGGTGTAGTAATTCTAGAGCTTCTAACAGGGAAGGCTCCGAACTCGCCAATGCTCAATGACGATGGCATAGACCTCCCACGATGGGTGCACTCAAAGAtcgaagagaagaaaacgGCCGAAGTGTTCGACGAGGAGCTGTTAGAATACAAGAATGGCTTGGATGAAATGGTTCAACTTCTACATCTTGCCATGTTGTGTACAGCACCACACCCGGATAGTCGTCCATCGATGGCGAAGGTGACGAGTCGAATCGATGAAATATATCATTCGATCTTACTGAAAGAACAAGACACGAGCAACGATAAGTTTTATGACGTGGATAGTACTGTTTCTCAGCAATTTTACTCGGCTGATTCAATCATGGTTCCACCTTCAATCTAG